A single region of the Anticarsia gemmatalis isolate Benzon Research Colony breed Stoneville strain chromosome 11, ilAntGemm2 primary, whole genome shotgun sequence genome encodes:
- the LOC142976573 gene encoding peroxisomal membrane protein 11C-like, with protein sequence MDPVDELADLLQLHVNRDKVINLTCYALKLWGSTCNRQDLMTASARLASARASMRLYDDALALKTAVKYGLGTQDGPVWGPLGVAGGLSTLAYLQAEKLCWLIDTGILAVSKDAEFNVKTTHKLFWSLSAFFGFVRSIRSLHACSEALKSPERTKCASARFTQASLTTTKFLLDTIHAVSWLPPGWLWGSALSTQKASAIATTSAVLGLVIHYHGKRF encoded by the exons ATGGACCCTGTCGACGAACTTGCTGATCTGCTGCAACTACATGTGAACAGAGATAAG GTGATAAATCTAACATGTTACGCGCTAAAGCTGTGGGGCTCAACATGCAATCGTCAGGACCTGATGACTGCGAGCGCGCGCCTCGCCTCCGCACGCGCTTCTATGAGATTGTACGATGATGCGCTCGCGCTCAAGACTGCTGTCAAATACGGGTTGGGAACACag GACGGTCCAGTATGGGGTCCATTAGGCGTGGCAGGAGGCTTGAGCACCCTGGCATACCTGCAGGCGGAGAAGCTGTGCTGGCTGATTGACACCGGCATACTGGCCGTGTCTAAGGACGCTGAGTTCAACGTGAAAACTACACACAAACTGTTCTGGTCGCTTTCAGCGTTCTTTGGTTTTGTcag ATCAATCCGCAGTCTCCACGCATGTTCAGAAGCGCTAAAATCCCCGGAGCGTACAAAATGCGCATCAGCTAGATTTACCCAAGCTTCTCTAACCACTACCAAGTTCCTCCTAGACACGATACACGCAGTCAGCTGGCTACCTCCAGGCTGGTTGTGGGGCAGTGCGCTGTCAACACAGAAGGCCAGCGCCATAGCCACGACGTCAGCTGTACTAGGTCTTGTTATACATTACCATGGAAAGAGATTCTAG
- the LOC142976739 gene encoding uncharacterized protein LOC142976739: MSWTNDNVLEFLELYKREQHLWDPKHPLHRNRSEVAEAWNRIQISLSIHVPVTDLKKKKESLMTSFRMHLGKKKTQENYRTTWFAYSLMESFLGGKYECDSTNQLENEFFTSAENYTTQPGIPDHASNINRSLNNSDKSMAVRQSKQIATCHKTPKTCSYPKKRPDEDDSYLNNSSSMRIEMDEYDLYGQLLAKKLRKLDEHQRDLAMHEIDSVMFRAKMQSTPSQSRSYSGSPSPMPRKLKSPVFIVAQHNISTSIQYEDENIPYQEQPPS, encoded by the exons atgtCGTGGACGAACGATAATGTGCTAGAATTTTTAGAGCTTTATAAACGGGAGCAACATTTGTGGGATCCTAAACATCCTCTGCATCGAAATAGAAGTGAAGTTGCCGAAGCCTGGAATAGAATCCAAATATCCCTAAGCATACATGTCCCTGTTACTgatctaaaaaagaaaaaagagtCTCTTATGACTTCGTTTCGGATGCATCTTGGCAAGAAGAAAACACAAGAGAACTATCGTACAACTTGGTTCGCATATTCGTTAATGGAGAGTTTTCTTGGCGGCAAATATGAATGTGATAGTACTAATCAATTGGAAAATGAG TTTTTCACCAGTGCTGAAAATTATACTACGCAACCGGGAATTCCGGACCACGCTAGTAATATTAACAGGAGTCTTAACAATTCTGACAAAAGTATGGCGGTGCGGCAAAGTAAACAAATAGCGACGTGTCACAAAACTCCTAAAACTTGCTCATATCCCAAGAAACGACCGGACGAAGAtgattcttatttaaataactctAGTTCAATGAGAATTGAAATGGACGAGTATGATTTATACGGACAACTGTTGGCaaagaaattaagaaaattagATGAACATCAACGTGACTTAGCGATGCACGAAATTGATTCTGTCATGTTTCGCGCCAAAATGCAGAGTACACCGTCACAATCTCGGAGTTACTCTGGTTCGCCATCACCAATGCCACGAAAATTAAAGTCTCCAGTGTTTATAGTCGCTCAACATAATATTTCGACGAGTATACAATACGAAGATGAAAATATACCGTATCAGGAACAACCGCCATCTTAG
- the LOC142976688 gene encoding peroxisomal membrane protein 11C-like produces MSSIVEDVCELLDSYNGRDKVVRLACYACKLYGCVKDEKPWQKAGSQLSSARMMLRLFDDVPMIRHTYNYGLGRHEATTTAAILGVIANMVDQAFLPVEKACWLYDVGVLKLSERNAEILDTVSTALWAASLFISLIQTSRTIRQLWWSRDCLQNSSEDGGADARKHLDVRLALQGVTAGKLCLDITHAVSCLPAGCLWGEKIGATKVATIATTSSVIGIAMYFAKKRLLK; encoded by the exons GTTGTCCGTCTAGCTTGCTACGCATGCAAGCTGTATGGATGTGTTAAAGATGAGAAACCGTGGCAGAAGGCTGGCTCTCAGCTCTCCAGTGCCAGGATGATGCTGCGACTATTTGATGATGTTCCTATGATCAGACACACATATAACTACGGCTTAGGCAGACAT GAAGCAACTACGACAGCGGCCATCCTCGGCGTGATAGCCAACATGGTGGACCAGGCGTTCTTGCCGGTGGAGAAGGCGTGCTGGCTCTACGACGTGGGCGTGTTGAAGCTGAGCGAGCGCAACGCTGAGATCTTAGACACTGTCAGCACTGCGCTCTGGGCCGCCAGTCTCTTTATATCGCTAATACA AACATCCCGCACAATACGCCAACTATGGTGGAGTCGCGACTGCTTACAAAACTCATCCGAAGACGGTGGGGCCGACGCAAGAAAACACCTAGACGTAAGACTGGCTCTCCAGGGAGTGACTGCAGGGAAATTGTGCCTGGACATTACCCACGCAGTGTCGTGCCTTCCCGCCGGCTGCCTGTGGGGGGAGAAAATAGGCGCAACTAAAGTAGCTACGATAGCTACCACGTCGTCTGTCATAGGTATTGCTATGTACTTCGCGAAGAAAcgactattaaaataa